The Gammaproteobacteria bacterium genome includes the window TCCCGAAATCGAAAACTGCGAAGGTGCAAAGTAAAATAGGATCGTCCTACGTTTACCACTACGCCGATATTGCCGACATCCAGCGTGCAATAGCGCCGAGAATGCGCGATTGCGGATTATCGGTAACGTTCGATACTTCCCAGAATGGCGACATCTTGAACATAGTTTGTATTGTTCATCACACCAATGGGCACAGCGAGCAAACCACGTTCCCGGTACCCATTGATCGCCAGGCACGGATGAACGACACGCAGAAAGTCGGATCTGCGCTCACCTATGGCCGCCGTTACGCACTTTGCGCCGCCCTTGGCATCGTCACCGCAGAGGATGACGACGACGCACAGCAAGCGCCACAAGCGCCACAAGCGCCAACGCTTGCGGTGGAACATTCGCCTAAAATATCCGAACCACAAAAACGGATGCTTGAGGGCATAATTGGAAAATCAGGATTAAATAGGGAATGGGTAAAAGGACAGATCCTAAAAGTTCATGGAGTTAAACATTTCCAGGATTTAGAAATATCTCAATTTGATGGGTTATTAAATCAAATTGAAAAATGGAAAAACAAAATTGAAATGGCAAATCAACAAAATTTTGGCCAAGGTCAAAATATTGATGCCTGTCCATTCTAATTTCCCATAATCACCACGCGGCAAATGTTTATTTTTGCCGCGTTCCTGGAGAAACACCATGACACAACCAACACTATATACTTTAGCCGCTGAATACCGCGCCGCCGCCGAAACCTTGGCCGATTTAGATATTCCAGAAGAAGCAGTACGCGATACGCTTGAAAGCCTAGCGTATCCATTGGAACAGAAAGCCGCTAACGTGGCAATGTTCGCACGCAATCTTGAAAGTACCGCCGAGGCAATAAAAAACGCAGAAGCAGAAATGGCAGCACGCCGCAGAGCGATTGAAAACCGCGTTGCATCACTGCGCGAATATTTGAAGAAGCAGATGGAATACGCTGGTATTCAAAAAATAGAATCTCCATACTTAAAAATAGCAATAAAAAAGAATCCACATACTGTGATTATTGATTCTGAAACAATAATACCTGTTGAGTTTATGCGTATACCAGATCCGCCGCCACCAATGCCAGACAAGAAAGCAATTTCAACAGCGATTAAGGCAGGAATTAATATTCATGGAGTACATTTGGAACAATCGACAAGGCTCGAAATAAAATAGGGAGCACCAATGGGAGTACAGGGAGCACCGCCATCGGTGCTCCCGATTTTAATGGTTAAATCTTCGCAGGTTCTTGAATTGCGTTTATAGCGTTTCTGGTGGCCGCTGGCGGCGTGGGAATGCTACCCGCTACGGTTACCTACCCAGGAAGCAAAAAAGGCTGTAGAAGGCAATTTTGGAGGAAATTAAAAAACTGACTGAATACAACAAAGAACAGACCTTGCACGCCGATAATATGATCGCCTGCTTTCAAGGCCAATAAAACCACCATTGATTTTTATGGATATCTTTGTAAAATCAGAATCATCGTTCTCATTATTCCCATCGTCGGCAAGTTCATTGAGTCCATTAGATTGCCAATACCACCCAGCCGTTAATCCTGCATATTCAGGATATTCAACGAGCTTTGGATTCAATTCAAAATCAAATCCAAGCGCCTTGCTTGCCGCTCGATAGTTTCCCCGCCCCGTGAGCTGAAAGATACCACGCCCACGATATAGCCATCCGTCACCACTCTCAACATCACCATTACCAAGACGATTTGAATAGACTCTATTCGCTAGTTTCTCTGGATTTCTTGCGTATGGTGTAGCTGATTCTATGGTGGGAAATCTTTTTGGCCACACAATAGATACACGTTCAGCGGTATAGCTTAGATTTTCAACCAATCGGTTTAGCTCAAAACTCTCATGCGCTATTTGTGCAAGGAACGCCGATTCACGCGATGGGGTATTTATACCAAATTTACTCATCACGTTGTTAAGTACGGGCAACCATACTTCAGTATTTGCCCGTGGCATAATGTCAAATAGTTGTTTTTCTGTAATCATAATAGATAAAAAATGGATTAAATTGGAGGAGAATACATTACATCCAAATCGTGACCATTACGACCAGCATCATTTTCAATAGCATATCCGCCAACTATCCTAATCAAAAAATAAATAAACATAGCTTTCCATTTATTCATCCCATCCTCAAGACATAATTTATAAAATAACAAATCAGCTTCCTTCCTGTTGTTAATCGATAGGTAGCCATCACGTATGAATAAATAAAGAGCGTCATGTATTAATGATGGACGCATGAAGTCATTATCATGAAACGGGTATCCTGTTGGGCCATCCCACAGAAAACCCTCATAAATTGTTAATGTACCAGTAGAAGACAAAGAAGCACCACGATAATTTATATCTTTATCAATTAATATATTGATATAAATAGAAAAACTTACCATTAATTGATAAGGCCCGCGTTTAATATACGAAATATTTTTCATGACAAATTTACCTTCAAAATAAATACATTATGAACATATTCTGCGATTTCCAAATTCACCAAAACAATAATGACTTATACTATCGTGGCGTAATGTATTGGCAATCGCATCAACTTTGACAACCTTACCAATACGTGACATTTTGTATGCAAATTTAATTTCTTCCTCAATCCAAATAGAAAAAAATTTTAGTTGATTAACGCCTAAATTAAAACCGCCTACCTGTAAATAACTTTGACGAAGGAACGCGCTATTCCCACCATTTATTCTCAAAACAGAACGATTAAAATATTTTGGAATATTCAATACTATATCACTGATAAATTCCATAGCATCATTAACATAGCATGATAATTCTTGACTTCCTGTTGCGGCTACAACGCCGTCCTTACTTACTGCATCAATTAATGTTCCTAACCAGTTAGATGAATAGAATCTATCAGCATCGGCATTCACAATAATATCTTGACTTACCATTCTGACCAATTTATCTCTAGCGTTTAATTTGCCGCGTGGGCACAAAACAATATTATCAACAAAATCTTTTGCTATTTCACGAGTGCGATCCGTAGAATGGGAATCAGCAAGATAGAACGTAACATCATTAATACCATGTAAATAATTTTGAGATAACAATGAAGACAACGAATGTTCTATAAGATTTTCTTCATTTAACGAGCTAATAATTACAGCCACAGTAGGAGGGTTCATAATCAATAATTCAAATTGATACAGTGCCAAGAATTAGACCAATAATTGCGCCGGCTAAAACGTCAGAGAAATAATGGAGACCTAAAACCAATCTTGATATTGAAACAAGAAAAGTAAAGATAATCATCATCAATGAAAGTTCAGAATGATACGAACTAATGATTATACTAAAAGTGGTGGACAAGAGAACATGGCACGAAGGGAAACTATATTCATCAATCGGTATTGATTCTAATCGAATTCGAGAATCGGCTTGATATGGTCTATCCCTTGCAGTGTACAATTTAAGAAACGTTGATATACCCCATCCAATCATGCCAACAATAACCAAATGCACGATTAACCGATAATCTCCTAATGAAAAGAATACACATCCTAGCGTAACCCAAAAATCAAAATCGCATAATCTGCTAATAGTTACAAATAACCATTTTAACAACTTATATTCTATCGTGTGATTAGCAATTAAACTAATTTCAATATCCATAAACGGTTTAAAATATTTTATCTTTTAGAAACATCTCAAAAGTGCCAACCAGCGACGCACCAACGCCGAGAATCGAAATAGTGTAGCCAGCTATTTGATAAATAACATGGACTTTGGATTCAATCGTAGAAAGCCTACACATTAATAATTCAATATCTTTTTTTACGTCACTAATATTTAGTAATATGTTTTGCATTCTTTCTTCAAACGCTATTATCTTATCAGTTTTATTTTGTTGGTCTCGCTGTTCATTAAGAACGTCAGTTACTTTTCCTTGTAATTGACCGAGCATGTACATGATATTTGATGTATCAATTTTAATTTCAGTTCCATTTTCCATAATATCACCTTAATAATTATATTAATGAATCTAATCGTGTTTTAATTATAGTTATTTCATCATTTATTTTTTTAATCGACGCATCAAATTCAATCTTAGAATTGGTAACGTATGAAGAGATATGATTTACACTATCAATTAAGGATTTAATATCGTTACCAATTTGAAGAAATACTATAGATAAATTGTTTTCCTGCGACATTTTGCTATCCAAGCTATGAAAACTCAAACAAATGAACACCGCGACCCATCACCGCCGCAGCTAATTTTTTACCGTCGGAAGACATCGAAACGCCGACCCAATCATCAACGCTACCAATCGCAGACCATGTAACGCCCACATCAGTAGATCGGTATATCATCCCGCCAAATACGCAAGCCGTAATAATTGACCCACCGGACGATATCGAAACACCTACCCATTCCCGTTGATTTTCACGCGGAACCCACGAAACACCAAAATCTGTGGAAACGTAAATATAATCACCAGCGGATATAGCGACTAACACTTGACCGCTTGAAGATGATGCAACTGGCCCCCAATTATTGATAATTCCCTTCTGTTCAAATGTATTCCCATAATCGGTTGACACATAAATAAAATCATTTTGCCCGCCAGCAAATATCAACTCACCACTTGATGATGATGCAACATCCCATAAATGATTTGCATCCATATTAAATACATCCCAATTTTCACCAGCATCGAAAGAATACGCAACAGGAAAGCCTATAGCAATAGCAAACAATTTTGAACCATCACTTGATATTGAAACGCCGCTTATTTGCCGAACTATTGCTTTTTGCTGCCAACTTGCACCGGAATCTAATGAAATGTAAATTTTACCATCAATAGTACCAGCAATTAACTTTGTACCATCGAAAGATGATGCAATACACCGCCAATCACAAACATCACCACTAACAGACCAACTTAACCCGAAATTATCAGATTTATATATATGCGTATTGGTGCCAAGCACAAATACATCACCATTCCCTGATACCGTTATAGCCCTCCAAAAATCTGCAATATTACTTTTATACGAAGAAAATGGAACTACCATAATCTTTCTTATTTTCTGTTCAGCCGCATTGTAATCAATATTACCAGGCTGATCAGCCGCGATAGAACAATAACCAGTAGAAATAGCTGACAAGATGTTATTATCAACTGTACATATATTTGGTGTAAGTGTTGAATAAAAAATAGGTAAATTAGAGTCAGAAAAAGCACTAAGCGAAAGTGTTCTATTTAATAACATTTTATTATCTTCAAATTCAAAAGTAATAATCTGATCCATCAACTGCGGTGGTTCTCCATTATTTACACCATCCCTAGATAAAATATAATCAGATAGAAAATCATGTTCCCCATCACTAATATCTATATTAGTACAAGCTATATTGCACTCTACAAGAGATAAATCTTGTATAGTTGAAAAAGACACGGTTTTTTCAACTTGAGAAGATAAATCATTAAACTCTAAAGAATGTTCAATAATAAAACTTACAAGATTTAACAAAATACCATAATTGACAACAACATTATTTATTATACTGTTACGCAATGCGACAATAGCATTGTCTACACTCTCAGAGACACGATTGAATAATGAAAAATGTAATTCATTAATAGCGCCAACCAAATTAGATTTATAAATCGTTAATAAACTATCAAGCCTACCATTGCGAGAATTTAATACGTGTATATCATTAGCAATCATTGTTAATAATTGTTGGATTTTGTAATTCATAAATTTTTGCCGATGGTTATATCACCACGCCGTTAATGAAATATAACAGCGTGGTGATATGATTGCTCTATAATTGACCACGCGCAGTTAAATAATCAGAAAGAAAATCATGCTCAGGATTACCAACACCAATATTCACACATGCTTGAGTTTGTTGATTGAGCGTTAATTGTTGCGGCGCATCATAACGAACACGATTGCCGATTGAAGTTAATATTGCATCAACGTTTGGATTATTTGCTAATAATATCTGCAATTCTTGAAGCACGTTATAAACTGATGATGCACCACCTAAAATTTCGTTTCTTAACGCTAATAAGGCATTATTAACAGGAGTAGGAACAGTAGTATTGATAAGAAGATATATTTCATTGATTGCCGCAGCAATGCTTGTTTTTTCAGTTGTACTTAATAAACTCAAATCACCATTATTAGCAATTAGTTTTTTAATATCAGCGCCAATAGCGATTACTAAAGCGGATAAACGCAATTCAAGACTCATACACGTCCCCTAATATTTTTAACCACTCTTTTTTGAAGTATACAAAGATAAGATATCTAAATCGAAATTGTCACACTGTTGGATTTGTTGAAATATATCTGGATTACTTGCAATGATTATTCCTATAATACTAGATAGGTTATTTATACGTTTCTCAAGCGATAACGTAATAGTTGATAATTCGTTAACCTGATTAGATAATTCAATATTTGATAGCATTTTATAATCCACGCCCCCAATTTTGGGGGCGTTAAATTAAGTCAAATATCCATTATTACGCATCCAATTCAGCACAAGAGTTTGGTCATTGACTGTATCAGCCGCCGATAGCATATTCTCAACGTTGAAACTCAAATTAGTCTTTGCCCAATCAATGAATTGAGCCATTGCAGTACTATTTGCTCCGAGCATTGCTTGCGCACGCACAAATTGCTCATGAAGCAGCGATGCTTCATCTCGGGTAGTCAAATACAAAACAGACAGCGACAACGCTTGACCGCTTGTTAGTCCTGACGACTTAAAATTATCATAAGACGCTGTTCTGTTTTTAATCATATCAGCCGCCTTAGATCCATCTGCAAGACTTCCAAGAATATAAGAACAACCCTCAGATAGTGTCAGTGGGTTATTACTTGTAATCTTATTATTGATATTTAACAACTCAAACTCTTCTTGCGTTAAAGACGAAACCGAAATTTCACCTGACGGAACACTTTCACCAACATCATTAGACGCAACAACATAATAATTATAAGTTTTTGATGTTGCTGACGAAGGAATAGTATCAGTAAAGTTTGTTACATTCTTATACATAAGAACAGCAGCCTTCGGATCAATCACAACGCCATCAGTACCGCCTACCGAATTAAAACTATTTGACCCCGGATCTTTACGATACACTACATACGACGTAGCGCGCTTATCGTCAGAATTGCCAGTCCATTTCAATGCTATCTCGGTCATCGACATTACCTTTGCACTTAACCGAGATGGTGTAATTGGAAGTTGCCCCGTATAATCTATTACAGGCTTATAACCGATAGTAAATGCACTTGTGCCAAGTTCATTCGAAGCAAACGCAATCTGCGTATTACTTATAGAGGATACAAATTGATTCAAAGTAAACTGACCATTACCAAGCAGCCGCCAGGCGGCATCGCTTTC containing:
- a CDS encoding hypothetical protein (Evidence 5 : Unknown function); protein product: MSIAPTRKVGAFEDALITPIPATTKPATQAAITTINATKPAQLQTLTTSSQPSNVVSLNPELLIAKAIEANVPVEALERLLAMRAELKKEFAREAYSHALAEFQASIPPIPKSKTAKVQSKIGSSYVYHYADIADIQRAIAPRMRDCGLSVTFDTSQNGDILNIVCIVHHTNGHSEQTTFPVPIDRQARMNDTQKVGSALTYGRRYALCAALGIVTAEDDDDAQQAPQAPQAPTLAVEHSPKISEPQKRMLEGIIGKSGLNREWVKGQILKVHGVKHFQDLEISQFDGLLNQIEKWKNKIEMANQQNFGQGQNIDACPF
- a CDS encoding Siphovirus Gp157 family protein — its product is MTQPTLYTLAAEYRAAAETLADLDIPEEAVRDTLESLAYPLEQKAANVAMFARNLESTAEAIKNAEAEMAARRRAIENRVASLREYLKKQMEYAGIQKIESPYLKIAIKKNPHTVIIDSETIIPVEFMRIPDPPPPMPDKKAISTAIKAGINIHGVHLEQSTRLEIK
- a CDS encoding putative chitinase (Evidence 3 : Putative function from multiple computational evidences), whose product is MITEKQLFDIMPRANTEVWLPVLNNVMSKFGINTPSRESAFLAQIAHESFELNRLVENLSYTAERVSIVWPKRFPTIESATPYARNPEKLANRVYSNRLGNGDVESGDGWLYRGRGIFQLTGRGNYRAASKALGFDFELNPKLVEYPEYAGLTAGWYWQSNGLNELADDGNNENDDSDFTKISIKINGGFIGLESRRSYYRRARSVLCCIQSVF
- a CDS encoding hypothetical protein (Evidence 5 : Unknown function); translated protein: MKNISYIKRGPYQLMVSFSIYINILIDKDINYRGASLSSTGTLTIYEGFLWDGPTGYPFHDNDFMRPSLIHDALYLFIRDGYLSINNRKEADLLFYKLCLEDGMNKWKAMFIYFLIRIVGGYAIENDAGRNGHDLDVMYSPPI
- a CDS encoding hypothetical protein (Evidence 5 : Unknown function), with the translated sequence MNPPTVAVIISSLNEENLIEHSLSSLLSQNYLHGINDVTFYLADSHSTDRTREIAKDFVDNIVLCPRGKLNARDKLVRMVSQDIIVNADADRFYSSNWLGTLIDAVSKDGVVAATGSQELSCYVNDAMEFISDIVLNIPKYFNRSVLRINGGNSAFLRQSYLQVGGFNLGVNQLKFFSIWIEEEIKFAYKMSRIGKVVKVDAIANTLRHDSISHYCFGEFGNRRICS
- a CDS encoding Phosphatase PAP2 family protein: MDIEISLIANHTIEYKLLKWLFVTISRLCDFDFWVTLGCVFFSLGDYRLIVHLVIVGMIGWGISTFLKLYTARDRPYQADSRIRLESIPIDEYSFPSCHVLLSTTFSIIISSYHSELSLMMIIFTFLVSISRLVLGLHYFSDVLAGAIIGLILGTVSI
- a CDS encoding hypothetical protein (Evidence 5 : Unknown function) — its product is MENGTEIKIDTSNIMYMLGQLQGKVTDVLNEQRDQQNKTDKIIAFEERMQNILLNISDVKKDIELLMCRLSTIESKVHVIYQIAGYTISILGVGASLVGTFEMFLKDKIF
- a CDS encoding hypothetical protein (Evidence 5 : Unknown function) translates to MSQENNLSIVFLQIGNDIKSLIDSVNHISSYVTNSKIEFDASIKKINDEITIIKTRLDSLI
- a CDS encoding hypothetical protein (Evidence 5 : Unknown function), translated to MNYKIQQLLTMIANDIHVLNSRNGRLDSLLTIYKSNLVGAINELHFSLFNRVSESVDNAIVALRNSIINNVVVNYGILLNLVSFIIEHSLEFNDLSSQVEKTVSFSTIQDLSLVECNIACTNIDISDGEHDFLSDYILSRDGVNNGEPPQLMDQIITFEFEDNKMLLNRTLSLSAFSDSNLPIFYSTLTPNICTVDNNILSAISTGYCSIAADQPGNIDYNAAEQKIRKIMVVPFSSYKSNIADFWRAITVSGNGDVFVLGTNTHIYKSDNFGLSWSVSGDVCDWRCIASSFDGTKLIAGTIDGKIYISLDSGASWQQKAIVRQISGVSISSDGSKLFAIAIGFPVAYSFDAGENWDVFNMDANHLWDVASSSSGELIFAGGQNDFIYVSTDYGNTFEQKGIINNWGPVASSSSGQVLVAISAGDYIYVSTDFGVSWVPRENQREWVGVSISSGGSIITACVFGGMIYRSTDVGVTWSAIGSVDDWVGVSMSSDGKKLAAAVMGRGVHLFEFS
- a CDS encoding conserved hypothetical protein (Evidence 4 : Unknown function but conserved in other organisms) — encoded protein: MSLELRLSALVIAIGADIKKLIANNGDLSLLSTTEKTSIAAAINEIYLLINTTVPTPVNNALLALRNEILGGASSVYNVLQELQILLANNPNVDAILTSIGNRVRYDAPQQLTLNQQTQACVNIGVGNPEHDFLSDYLTARGQL
- a CDS encoding hypothetical protein (Evidence 5 : Unknown function) codes for the protein MLSNIELSNQVNELSTITLSLEKRINNLSSIIGIIIASNPDIFQQIQQCDNFDLDILSLYTSKKSG
- a CDS encoding hypothetical protein (Evidence 5 : Unknown function) encodes the protein MATFMDLVEVQDTGNLDSTVRSDIATKRAGYTFLRISANSWNDSGNGADKQFVFGGTAPLKAIKPLFNGAVLPVINCYGSLGSEIVTESPLVSPRFVSDPSNNGWVEVVFKGGNIDVTGIVLTAAPISYVRRNIRSWKVEIMNESDAAWRLLGNGQFTLNQFVSSISNTQIAFASNELGTSAFTIGYKPVIDYTGQLPITPSRLSAKVMSMTEIALKWTGNSDDKRATSYVVYRKDPGSNSFNSVGGTDGVVIDPKAAVLMYKNVTNFTDTIPSSATSKTYNYYVVASNDVGESVPSGEISVSSLTQEEFELLNINNKITSNNPLTLSEGCSYILGSLADGSKAADMIKNRTASYDNFKSSGLTSGQALSLSVLYLTTRDEASLLHEQFVRAQAMLGANSTAMAQFIDWAKTNLSFNVENMLSAADTVNDQTLVLNWMRNNGYLT